CTATATCGGTGAAGTAGATCAGGACTTTTTAGATAAAGACACTACGAATTCATATAAACCCGGAGATTACTTAGGAATAACTGGTCTAGAAGAATCTTATGAAGATCTTTTAAGAGGAAAAAGGGGAGTCAGTTATAAGTTGGTGAACGTCAGCGGTATTGTTAAAGGAGCCTATAAAGGTGGATCAAATGATACAGCATCCATACCTGGCAAAAACTTAATAAGTACAATTGATTTACCGCTTCAAGAATATGCCGAAAAACTGCTCGATGGTAAACGCGGGAGCGTAGTAGCGATAGAGCCTTCTTCAGGAGAAATTCTGGTAATGGCCTCTGCACCCACCTACGATCCGAATTTACTAACGGGTAAGAACCTAGGCGACAACTTCAATAAAATCAAAGTCGACACCACCGCTCCACTTTTCAATCGACCTATAATGGCCCGATACCCTCCTGGATCTATTTTTAAGACAGTGCAAGCATTAATTGCTTTGGATAAAGGGGTAACGACTGTTGACGAAAAAATAAAGGTAAACCTGACTAACATTGGTGACCATGCTCCGGCAGGCATTTATGATGTTAAAAAAGGTATTAGGTACTCCTCTAACAATTACTTCTATGAAGTGATGAGACGCGTTGTACTTCGTGGAAAAGGGTCCAATCTTTTTACCGACAGTGCCATAGGAATGGACGAGTGGAGTGAAGCGGTTAAAAAGTTCGGTTTTGGTAATGTTCTGGGAATTGATATTCCTGGTGAAGTACCTGGTAACGTACCCAATACAGCTACTTACGACAAAATGCACGGCAAAGGAAGGTGGGCCTATAGTGGTGTAAAATCACTATCAATCGGTCAGGGAGAACTATTGGTAACACCACTTCAAGTAGCTAACCTTGGAGCCATCATCGCAAATAGAGGGCACTACATCAAGCCTCATTTAATAAAAGGCATCAAAGAGAACGGCAAAATTGAAGAATTCGAGTACGAAAAAGTCTACACAGGAGATCATACAGAATACTACCCTGAAATTATAGAGGGTATGGCTCAAGCGGCTAAGCAAACTGCTCCTCGCGCAATCATCAACGACATTGAGATTATAGGAAAAACGGGCACGGCTGAAAATGGTAAAAAAGATGAAACGTTAGATCACTCCGTTTTTATGGCATTCGCCCCACGAGAAAACCCTAAAATCGCTATTGCGGTATACGTGGAAAATTCAGGAATGGGCGGCCGTGCTGCAGGTATGACTGCAAGTCTTATCATAGAAAAATACCTTCGCGGATACATTAAGAAGAATTGGTGGAAACGAGAAGAGTATGTCTTAAAGGGTGATTTCATAGACTAGGAGGATCGTTGAGAAGAGAGGGCAGTTTTTTTTCGAACCTAGATTGGTTAACAGTCTTTATTTACTTGATCCTGCTGATCCTCGGTTGGTTCAATATCTATGCCTCTGTTTACGATCCCGTGCAGGATTTAAGTATCCTAGATATGAGCATCGATTCTGGAAAACAGCTCATTTGGATCGGTACCTCTGCTATTTTAATTATTCTTGTACTGCTACTAGATTTTAGAATCTACGAATCAGTTGCCCCCTTACTTTATGGTGTATTTATACTCCTTCTGATAGCCGTGGTTATTGTGGGAAAGGAAACCAATGGCGCTAAAGCCTGGTTTCAATTTGGCGCCTTTAGATTTCAACCCTCGGAACTCGCCAAATTTGCTACAGCACTTTTATTAGCGCGATACGTCTCAACGAACAACGTAAAGCTGACCAATTTCAAAAATCAGATGGTCACATTTACCATCATGTTATTTCCAGTAGCACTCATCATGCTACAGCCAGACTTGGGATCTGCACTGATTTTCTTCTCATTCTTTATCCCAATCTTTAGGGAAGGCTTGCCATCAATATATCTAACGACTGTGCTTTCTATCGTGATTATCGGTACGCTGACCATCGTAACAAGTATTGAAACTATTGCCATAATTCTCGGCTCCATCGGATTGCTTTGGATTTTAATTACTTCAAAATCACTCAAAAACATTCTGCTGACCTTATTAATTGTCGGTGCTAGCATAGGCTTTGCTTCGGGCTTCAATTATGCCTTTAACAATGTGCTACCAACATATCAGCGAGATAGAATAATGATCATCTTTTACCCGAACGCTTTAGACGAGCAGGGTGCGGGGTATAATCTAAACCAATCTAAAATTGCAATCGGTTCGGGAGGTTTTTCCGGGAAAGGTTTTTTAGATGGTACCCAAACTAAATTTGACTTTGTACCAGCGCAAAGTACCGATTTTATCTTTAGTACATTGGCTGAAGAACACGGTTGGTTGGGTTGTGCGCTTATCATCGCACTATTCGTGGCGCTGATGATGAGAATAGTCTTTATCGCAGAGCGGCAAAAATCGCAATTTGCGCGAGTCTATGGGTACAGTATTGCTGGAATAATATTTTTTCACTTCACCATCAACATCGCCATGACCATCGGATTATTCCCTGTCGTGGGAATTCCGCTGCCATTTTTCAGCTATGGGGGTTCCTCACTTTGGTCATTTACGATTATGCTGTTCGTGCTTTTGAAAATTGATATGCACAGAACGCAGGTATTGATGAGAGGTTAGGCAAATCGACGTTCGAGCACACTCATAAAAGCCTCCACTTCTTCGCTATCCATATCCCAGTCTGTATTATACTGATTAGCCCTATTCAAGGCATCCTGTAAGTCGATCGCTTGGTCAATGCTGGTAAAAGCTTCTTTCATTTTAGAATTATCTCCATCGAAAAGGTTATTCTGGAACATAAACTTCTCATTCAGCGTGAGCGAGGACTCGATAGATTTATTAACCTTTCGCTGTAGTTTCTCAGCCAATGTCATCCCTTTTGTAGGTTGATCAAATTGATCATTAATTGTCACGGGTCCATCAGCCACTTTTTCACTCGGTAATTCTTCCTCAATGGGTTGAGGCTGAGGTGCTGGTTCTTCCACAATTGGTACTTCGACAACCTCTTCGATTGAATCGAATAGATCGCTTATTCTATTAGCGGCATTTAATTTATCCAGAAATTCAGGTACATCTACCACTTCCGTTTCACCATTTTCAATCGTTTCATAGGCTTGCAGTATGCTTGACTTGGTATCGAAATCGCCTATTCTATCCGTAAGACTTTTGAACAGTTCTCGATTGGTTTTTATGTATTTAAACTGAAGTTTAAAATCTTGCGGTCGCTCAATTCTATTTAAAATGCTTTCTAAGTAATCTTTTGGTTCAAAAGAGATCAGAATGGCATCTTCAATCGCCTGAGTGAGCAATGGCTCCAAATGCTCCTTATCTATGCTGATGTGATTCGAGAGCACGTTCATAAAACTTTTGAGCGCCTCTTTAACACGTTCGTGATTAAAATCGAAATAAGGGCTCTCTAATCGTTCCACCTCATTTCGCCATTGGTTAAATAAGGAACGAATGATAAAAGAATTAACCTGACGTGAATTAGTCAAAGAAATTAAGCGCTCACCGTCCATTTTACTATGAGACTGGTAGGCATGGTCAATTATATCAGCAGCAATTAATTTACTGATTTCTATAACTGCATGGTTCTTTAACTTGTAGCGCATTGCTTATTTCTTTTGATTTGTAAATTACACGGGTTCGGCAAAAGGCCGGAAAAAGGAAGCCCCTTTTTGTATTGAAAATTCAACACCCAAAAGAACTCACGTCAAATTAAGCATAATGCCCAAAATCCTAATTCGAAATCTGAACAATAAAACCATTTCTGCTAACGAAACCGACGCAACTATATTGGATATAATCCATTCTGAAAATATTGATTGGATGCATGCATGCGGTGGAAAAGGGAAATGCACTACCTGTAAAATGATCGTCCATTCGGGTTTATCATCCTTTGGACCTGATACTGAGCCAGAAACAAGATTAAGAGGCTTGGATCGTCTAGCCGAAAATGAAAGATTGGCTTGCCAATGCCAGCTCAAAGCGGATATTGAAGTTAGCGTAGCCGAAAGTAACAAGTTCCCTCACGTAGAATACTCGGCCTAATATGTTTTTAGAACCTCAGAGTAAAATACCAGGCGAACATAACACGGGCAGCATTGAAGTTGTCTGTGGTTGTATGTTTTCCGGAAAAACTGAGGAATTAATACGCCGACTAAGGCGTGCGACCATCGCCAAGCAACAGGTGGAAATATTCAAGCCCGCTGTTGATACGCGATATGACGATGAAGATGTTGTGTCTCATAATAAGACAGCTATTCGGTCTACACCAGTCCAGTTTGCCTCCGATATACTTCTTCTAACGGGGGAAAGTGATGTCGTTGGCATAGATGAGGCCCAGTTCTTCGATGATCAAATAGTTGATGTTTGCAGAAAACTAGCCAATAGTGGAAAACGCGTTATAGTAGCAGGTTTAGACATGGATGCCAACGGCGAGCCTTTCGGACCCATGCCGCAGTTATTGGCTATTGCAGAATTTGTTACAAAACTACACGCCATATGTACCATAAGTGGATCACTGGCTTCGTTCTCATACAAGCTTACAGATTCTGAAAAAACTGTCGAGCTTGGCGAGGCCGA
This is a stretch of genomic DNA from Roseivirga misakiensis. It encodes these proteins:
- a CDS encoding 2Fe-2S iron-sulfur cluster-binding protein, producing the protein MPKILIRNLNNKTISANETDATILDIIHSENIDWMHACGGKGKCTTCKMIVHSGLSSFGPDTEPETRLRGLDRLAENERLACQCQLKADIEVSVAESNKFPHVEYSA
- a CDS encoding thymidine kinase; this translates as MFLEPQSKIPGEHNTGSIEVVCGCMFSGKTEELIRRLRRATIAKQQVEIFKPAVDTRYDDEDVVSHNKTAIRSTPVQFASDILLLTGESDVVGIDEAQFFDDQIVDVCRKLANSGKRVIVAGLDMDANGEPFGPMPQLLAIAEFVTKLHAICTISGSLASFSYKLTDSEKTVELGEADIYEARNRKYFYEGQQEKKDKKNQ
- the rodA gene encoding rod shape-determining protein RodA, with translation MRREGSFFSNLDWLTVFIYLILLILGWFNIYASVYDPVQDLSILDMSIDSGKQLIWIGTSAILIILVLLLDFRIYESVAPLLYGVFILLLIAVVIVGKETNGAKAWFQFGAFRFQPSELAKFATALLLARYVSTNNVKLTNFKNQMVTFTIMLFPVALIMLQPDLGSALIFFSFFIPIFREGLPSIYLTTVLSIVIIGTLTIVTSIETIAIILGSIGLLWILITSKSLKNILLTLLIVGASIGFASGFNYAFNNVLPTYQRDRIMIIFYPNALDEQGAGYNLNQSKIAIGSGGFSGKGFLDGTQTKFDFVPAQSTDFIFSTLAEEHGWLGCALIIALFVALMMRIVFIAERQKSQFARVYGYSIAGIIFFHFTINIAMTIGLFPVVGIPLPFFSYGGSSLWSFTIMLFVLLKIDMHRTQVLMRG
- a CDS encoding penicillin-binding transpeptidase domain-containing protein; this encodes MLENRRYIIQGFFVFIGLVFLVKLFALQIVNDTYSRQAESNTRQRIVEYPFRGLIYDRNDKLIVYNEPIYDLMVIPKDIQVTDTTSFCNLFEITKEDFEKNVLNARKYSYVKPSTFLKKISHEKYAQIQDQLYKFRGFYVNPRTVRRYSKPLLANELGYIGEVDQDFLDKDTTNSYKPGDYLGITGLEESYEDLLRGKRGVSYKLVNVSGIVKGAYKGGSNDTASIPGKNLISTIDLPLQEYAEKLLDGKRGSVVAIEPSSGEILVMASAPTYDPNLLTGKNLGDNFNKIKVDTTAPLFNRPIMARYPPGSIFKTVQALIALDKGVTTVDEKIKVNLTNIGDHAPAGIYDVKKGIRYSSNNYFYEVMRRVVLRGKGSNLFTDSAIGMDEWSEAVKKFGFGNVLGIDIPGEVPGNVPNTATYDKMHGKGRWAYSGVKSLSIGQGELLVTPLQVANLGAIIANRGHYIKPHLIKGIKENGKIEEFEYEKVYTGDHTEYYPEIIEGMAQAAKQTAPRAIINDIEIIGKTGTAENGKKDETLDHSVFMAFAPRENPKIAIAVYVENSGMGGRAAGMTASLIIEKYLRGYIKKNWWKREEYVLKGDFID